A window of the Lactobacillus gasseri ATCC 33323 = JCM 1131 genome harbors these coding sequences:
- the carB gene encoding carbamoyl-phosphate synthase large subunit, translating to MPKRTDIHKIMVIGSGPIIIGQAAEFDYSGTQACLALREEGYEVVLVNSNPATIMTDTTIADKVYIEPLTVESISRIIRQEYPDAILPTLGGQVGLNMALALAKTGILDELNIELLGTKLSSIEQAEDREKFKELCKKLGEPVPPSKTVNTVEDALAFGDEIGYPIIVRPAFTMGGTGGGICHSHEELAEIAKNGLELSPVTECLIEKSIAGYKEIEFEVMRDHDDNAMIVCCMENFDPVGIHTGDSIVFSPSQTLSDKEYQMLRDCSLRLIRALKIEGGCNVQLALDPNSFDYDVIEVNPRVSRSSALASKATGYPIAKMAAKIAIGMTLDEIKNPVTGTTYAEFEPALDYVVCKIPRWPFDKFSKADRTLGTQMKATGEVMAIGRTAEEAMQKAVRSLEIDEKDLYSEKAHKASDEEIEQKLVKAQDDRLFYLAEAFRRGYSLEDVHELTKINFYFLDIVSHMVEMEKTIKENKDDLETLRLAKKYGFSDPTIAALWNEKADQVRDLRKKHGIIPVYKMVDTCAAEFESKTPYFYSTYDGENESHKSGKKSVVVIGSGPIRIGQGVEFDYATVHCVKALQKMGYEAIVINSNPETVSTDFSISDKLYFEPLTLEDVLNVCDLEKPEGVIVQFGGQTSINLAAGLERHGVKILGTTVKDLNRAEDRELFDQIIKKLKLNQPKGLTATTHEGVIKAAEELGYPVLVRPSYVLGGKAMEIVYNKSELEEYLHDHVDIAADHPILVDDYLDGRECDVDAICDGKDVLLPGIMEHIEHAGVHSGDSMAVYPPQTFTDDVKEKIMDVTRKLALTLNCVGIMNIQFIVRNGEVYVIEVNPRASRTVPFLSKITGIEMAQVATRVIMGESLAEQGYSDGLAPEPEMISVKAPVFSFSKLADVDSYLGPEMKSTGEVMGSDHTFAKALYKAFAGAKMQIPENGNVLLTIEDRDKDKILPIAKRFARIGYRIFATKGTAEFLKSNGLHVDLVTKVHEGENKDDNILNELRDGKIDLVINTMGHDIEKNSDGFIIRRMAIQQNVPLLTALDTADALLTALENRSFATDALK from the coding sequence ATGCCTAAAAGAACAGATATTCATAAAATTATGGTGATTGGTTCTGGCCCAATTATTATTGGTCAAGCTGCTGAGTTTGATTATTCAGGTACTCAAGCCTGCTTAGCTCTTCGAGAAGAGGGCTATGAGGTTGTCTTAGTCAATTCAAATCCGGCAACGATTATGACTGATACGACTATTGCCGATAAGGTCTATATTGAACCTTTAACAGTAGAATCAATTTCAAGAATTATTAGACAAGAATATCCTGATGCAATCCTGCCAACTCTTGGTGGTCAAGTTGGATTAAACATGGCGCTAGCTTTGGCTAAAACTGGAATTTTAGACGAATTAAATATTGAATTACTAGGAACAAAACTTTCTTCCATTGAACAAGCAGAAGATAGGGAGAAGTTTAAAGAATTATGTAAAAAATTAGGTGAACCAGTTCCTCCATCAAAGACTGTTAATACCGTTGAAGATGCTTTAGCATTTGGGGATGAAATCGGTTATCCAATCATTGTTAGACCAGCATTTACAATGGGTGGAACTGGTGGCGGAATCTGTCATAGTCATGAAGAATTAGCTGAAATCGCTAAGAATGGGTTAGAGCTTTCTCCAGTGACTGAATGTTTAATTGAAAAATCAATCGCTGGTTATAAAGAAATTGAGTTTGAGGTAATGCGGGACCATGACGATAATGCAATGATTGTCTGCTGCATGGAAAACTTTGATCCGGTTGGTATTCATACGGGAGATTCAATTGTCTTTTCACCTAGTCAAACTTTAAGCGATAAAGAGTACCAAATGCTTAGAGATTGTTCATTACGCTTAATTCGTGCTCTTAAGATCGAAGGTGGTTGTAATGTACAACTAGCTTTAGATCCAAATAGTTTTGATTATGATGTGATTGAAGTTAATCCAAGAGTGTCAAGATCGAGTGCTCTTGCTTCAAAAGCAACCGGTTATCCAATTGCCAAGATGGCAGCTAAAATTGCAATCGGAATGACTTTAGATGAAATTAAGAACCCAGTAACTGGAACAACTTATGCAGAATTTGAACCAGCATTAGACTATGTTGTCTGCAAAATTCCACGCTGGCCATTTGATAAGTTCTCTAAGGCTGATCGCACTTTGGGCACGCAAATGAAAGCAACCGGTGAAGTGATGGCAATTGGTCGAACTGCTGAAGAAGCAATGCAGAAAGCAGTAAGGTCACTTGAGATTGATGAAAAAGATTTATATTCAGAAAAAGCTCACAAAGCAAGTGATGAAGAAATTGAGCAAAAACTAGTTAAAGCACAAGATGATCGTCTCTTTTATTTAGCTGAAGCCTTTAGAAGAGGGTATAGTCTTGAAGATGTACACGAATTAACGAAGATCAACTTTTATTTCTTAGATATTGTGAGTCATATGGTTGAAATGGAAAAGACCATTAAAGAAAATAAGGATGATCTTGAAACTTTACGTTTAGCTAAAAAATATGGTTTTAGCGATCCAACTATAGCTGCTTTATGGAATGAAAAAGCTGACCAAGTTAGAGACTTACGTAAAAAACATGGTATCATCCCGGTTTATAAGATGGTTGATACCTGCGCTGCTGAGTTTGAATCAAAAACACCATACTTCTATTCAACTTATGATGGTGAAAATGAATCACATAAATCTGGTAAGAAATCAGTCGTTGTTATTGGTTCTGGTCCCATTAGAATTGGACAGGGTGTTGAGTTTGATTATGCAACAGTTCACTGTGTTAAAGCACTACAAAAAATGGGCTATGAAGCAATTGTAATTAACTCAAATCCAGAAACTGTTTCAACTGACTTCTCAATTTCAGATAAGCTTTACTTTGAACCTTTGACTTTAGAAGATGTTTTGAATGTTTGTGATTTAGAAAAACCAGAAGGTGTTATTGTTCAATTTGGTGGTCAGACTTCTATTAACCTTGCAGCTGGTTTAGAAAGACATGGAGTTAAAATTTTAGGAACGACAGTTAAAGATCTTAACCGTGCAGAAGACCGTGAATTGTTTGATCAAATTATTAAAAAGCTTAAGCTTAATCAACCAAAAGGATTGACTGCTACGACGCATGAAGGCGTAATTAAAGCAGCTGAAGAGTTGGGATATCCTGTCTTAGTTCGTCCAAGTTATGTGCTTGGTGGAAAAGCAATGGAAATTGTTTATAACAAGAGCGAACTAGAAGAATACTTACACGATCATGTAGATATTGCTGCTGATCACCCAATTTTAGTTGATGATTATTTAGATGGCCGTGAATGTGACGTTGACGCAATTTGCGATGGTAAAGATGTTCTGTTGCCTGGAATTATGGAACACATTGAACATGCTGGTGTTCACTCAGGTGACTCAATGGCGGTATATCCTCCGCAAACATTTACTGATGACGTTAAAGAGAAGATTATGGACGTTACTCGGAAATTGGCGCTTACTCTTAACTGTGTTGGAATTATGAACATTCAGTTTATTGTTAGAAATGGTGAAGTATACGTAATTGAAGTAAACCCTCGGGCAAGTAGAACAGTACCATTTTTAAGCAAGATAACCGGAATTGAAATGGCGCAAGTTGCAACTAGAGTAATTATGGGTGAAAGCTTAGCTGAGCAAGGCTATAGCGATGGTCTTGCACCAGAGCCAGAAATGATTAGCGTTAAGGCTCCTGTGTTTAGCTTTAGTAAGTTGGCTGATGTTGATTCATATCTTGGACCTGAAATGAAGTCAACTGGTGAAGTAATGGGAAGCGACCATACTTTTGCTAAAGCACTTTATAAGGCCTTTGCTGGAGCTAAAATGCAGATACCTGAAAACGGAAATGTTTTATTGACAATTGAAGATAGAGATAAAGACAAAATTTTACCGATTGCTAAGCGTTTTGCTAGAATTGGCTATCGGATCTTTGCTACTAAGGGTACAGCTGAATTTTTAAAGAGTAATGGTTTGCATGTTGATCTAGTAACTAAAGTTCATGAAGGCGAAAATAAAGATGATAATATCTTGAATGAACTGAGAGATGGAAAGATTGACTTAGTAATTAATACTATGGGACATGATATTGAAAAGAATTCAGATGGCTTTATTATTAGACGGATGGCTATTCAACAAAATGTTCCTTTGTTAACTGCTCTTGACACAGCCGATGCTCTTTTAACTGCTCTTGAAAATAGATCATTTGCGACAGACGCCTTAAAATAA
- a CDS encoding carbamoyl phosphate synthase small subunit: protein MKRYLILEDGSIYEGEGFGADCESSGEVVFTTGMTGYQEAITDQSYADQILVFTNPLIGNYGITLADYESLEPQIKGVVCHQVARHPDNWRMQTTLPKFLERLNIPGLQGIDTRELVKKLRIHGTLKGKITDSKENAVKIAQELKEKNITQGVISRVSTKNSYPVPGSKRNIVVVDFGIKHSILRELAERDCNCIVLPYTASADEILSLNPDGVLLSNGPGDPEEMVEAAKMVQEVEKHVPLFGICMGHQVFALANGAKTYKMKFGHRGFNHPVREIATGNIGFTSQNHGYAVDPASIDKENLMITHVEVNDGTVEGLRHKKYPAFSVQFHPDATPGPHDEDSLFDDFMSMIDQRKEEERHA, encoded by the coding sequence ATGAAACGCTATTTAATTTTAGAAGATGGCAGTATTTATGAAGGAGAAGGCTTCGGAGCTGACTGCGAAAGTAGTGGTGAGGTTGTTTTTACAACAGGAATGACTGGCTACCAAGAAGCAATTACTGATCAAAGTTATGCTGACCAGATTTTAGTTTTTACCAATCCCTTAATTGGTAATTATGGGATTACTTTAGCCGACTATGAATCACTTGAACCGCAAATTAAGGGTGTAGTATGTCATCAAGTTGCTCGTCATCCTGATAATTGGAGAATGCAAACAACTTTGCCAAAATTTTTAGAAAGATTAAATATTCCCGGTCTACAAGGAATTGATACGCGCGAATTGGTTAAAAAGCTTCGAATTCACGGTACATTAAAAGGAAAGATCACTGATTCTAAAGAAAATGCTGTTAAGATTGCTCAAGAATTAAAAGAAAAAAATATTACTCAAGGTGTGATTAGCCGCGTTTCAACTAAAAATTCATATCCAGTCCCAGGATCTAAACGTAACATTGTTGTAGTTGATTTTGGAATTAAGCATAGTATTTTACGAGAGTTAGCTGAAAGAGATTGTAATTGCATTGTTTTACCTTACACTGCAAGTGCTGATGAAATTTTAAGTCTTAATCCAGATGGCGTGCTCTTATCTAATGGACCTGGAGATCCAGAAGAAATGGTTGAAGCTGCAAAGATGGTTCAAGAAGTTGAAAAACATGTTCCTTTGTTTGGAATTTGTATGGGGCACCAAGTTTTTGCGCTTGCTAACGGTGCTAAAACCTACAAGATGAAATTTGGACACCGTGGGTTTAACCATCCAGTACGAGAAATTGCAACTGGAAATATTGGTTTTACTTCGCAAAATCATGGTTATGCAGTTGATCCTGCCTCAATTGATAAAGAAAATCTGATGATTACGCATGTTGAAGTAAATGACGGGACTGTTGAAGGTTTACGCCATAAAAAGTATCCAGCATTTTCAGTACAATTCCACCCTGATGCAACACCAGGTCCTCATGATGAAGATTCATTATTTGATGATTTCATGTCAATGATTGACCAAAGAAAGGAAGAAGAGCGTCATGCCTAA
- a CDS encoding dihydroorotase, producing MATVIKNGTVYQNGRLIKADVLIEGKKIKAIGTDLDAEKIIDAQGMLVSPGLVDVHVHYRDPGQTYKEDIKTGSEAAARGGFTTVGAMPNVTPVPNTPELMKKMVEENKHKGVVHIFQYGPITNDETTDIIPDYAALKKAGAFALSNDGHGVQTAQTMYLAMQKAKENNLIIATHAQDDSLFNKGIVNEGVAAKKLDLPPVTELAETTQIARDLLLAQKTGVHYHICHVSTKTSVELVRLAKARGINVTCEVAPHHILLTDSDIPKDNGYFKMNPPLRNKEDQAALLVGLLDGTIDLIATDHAPHAKSEKQGGMKNAAFGITGSETAFSTLYTKFVKEEKVLSLEQLLALLSDKPAKVFGIENAGVLEPGKNADVAIFDIEHKNEIKEADFKSKGVNTPFTGQKVYGETVMTLVDGEVVYQRGTK from the coding sequence ATGGCAACTGTAATAAAAAATGGAACAGTTTATCAGAATGGGCGCTTAATTAAGGCTGATGTCTTAATTGAAGGTAAAAAAATAAAGGCTATTGGGACAGATTTGGATGCCGAAAAAATTATTGATGCTCAAGGGATGCTTGTTAGTCCAGGTTTGGTTGATGTTCATGTTCACTACCGCGATCCTGGTCAAACATATAAAGAAGATATTAAGACTGGTAGTGAAGCCGCAGCACGTGGTGGTTTTACAACTGTAGGTGCAATGCCTAATGTTACGCCAGTTCCTAATACACCTGAATTAATGAAAAAGATGGTGGAGGAAAATAAACACAAAGGTGTAGTTCATATTTTTCAATATGGACCGATAACCAATGATGAAACAACTGATATTATCCCTGATTATGCAGCCTTGAAAAAGGCAGGAGCCTTTGCCTTAAGTAATGATGGACATGGCGTACAGACTGCACAAACCATGTATTTAGCAATGCAAAAGGCTAAAGAAAATAACTTAATCATTGCAACTCACGCCCAAGATGATTCGCTTTTTAATAAAGGAATCGTGAACGAAGGAGTAGCAGCGAAGAAGCTAGATTTACCGCCAGTTACTGAACTTGCAGAAACAACTCAAATTGCACGTGACCTGCTTTTAGCACAAAAAACTGGAGTTCATTATCATATTTGCCACGTTTCAACTAAGACAAGCGTTGAATTGGTGCGCCTAGCTAAAGCGCGTGGAATCAACGTAACTTGTGAAGTTGCCCCGCATCATATTTTATTGACTGATAGTGATATTCCTAAAGATAATGGTTACTTTAAAATGAATCCGCCATTAAGAAATAAAGAAGATCAAGCAGCTCTTTTGGTTGGCTTACTAGATGGAACTATTGATTTGATTGCCACTGATCATGCGCCACATGCGAAAAGTGAAAAACAAGGCGGTATGAAAAATGCCGCTTTTGGAATTACGGGAAGTGAAACTGCATTTAGTACACTTTATACTAAATTCGTAAAGGAAGAAAAAGTTTTAAGCCTTGAGCAGCTATTAGCACTTCTCAGCGACAAACCAGCTAAAGTATTTGGAATCGAGAATGCGGGAGTTTTAGAACCAGGAAAGAATGCCGATGTTGCAATTTTTGATATTGAGCATAAAAACGAAATCAAGGAAGCTGATTTTAAGTCAAAAGGTGTAAATACACCATTTACTGGTCAAAAAGTATATGGCGAAACAGTAATGACGCTTGTCGATGGTGAAGTTGTATATCAAAGGGGAACAAAATGA
- a CDS encoding aspartate carbamoyltransferase catalytic subunit, giving the protein MEKLNLVSLPHFVSVENLSAEEVEALINRAEYFKNGGATPRLTQPVYISNMFFEDSSRTHTSFEMAERKLGLTVIPFDPAHSSVNKGETLYDTSLIMDAVGVNIEVIRHSQNEYYQDLIHPKKHQHLNIGVINAGDGSGQHPSQCLLDMMTIHEHFGHFKGLKVAIVGDITNSRVAKSNMELLTRLGAEVYFSGPEYWYSSEYDKYGKYEKLDKLIPEMDVMMLLRVQHERHSDDPNEKNFDAQAYHEEYGINHKRYQELKPDTIIMHPGPINHDVELSGDLVESDKCMFTRQMQNGVFMRMAMIEAVLRGRKLGGLN; this is encoded by the coding sequence ATGGAAAAATTAAATCTTGTTAGTTTACCACATTTTGTTAGTGTAGAAAATTTAAGCGCTGAAGAAGTTGAAGCCTTAATTAATCGAGCAGAGTACTTTAAAAATGGTGGAGCAACACCGCGTTTAACTCAGCCAGTTTATATTTCAAATATGTTTTTTGAAGATTCAAGCAGGACGCATACTAGTTTTGAAATGGCTGAAAGAAAATTAGGTTTAACAGTAATTCCTTTTGATCCAGCACATTCTTCAGTTAATAAAGGTGAAACTTTATATGACACTTCTTTGATTATGGATGCCGTTGGAGTAAATATTGAAGTGATTCGGCACTCACAGAATGAATACTATCAAGATTTAATTCATCCAAAAAAGCACCAACATTTAAATATTGGCGTAATTAACGCAGGTGACGGAAGTGGACAACACCCTAGTCAATGCTTATTGGATATGATGACAATTCATGAACATTTTGGCCATTTTAAAGGCTTGAAAGTGGCTATCGTTGGCGACATTACTAATTCACGTGTGGCCAAAAGTAATATGGAATTGTTGACTAGACTAGGTGCAGAAGTCTACTTCTCAGGTCCTGAGTATTGGTATTCAAGCGAATATGATAAGTATGGAAAATATGAAAAATTAGACAAGCTAATTCCTGAAATGGATGTCATGATGCTCTTGAGAGTTCAACACGAAAGACACAGTGATGATCCGAATGAAAAGAACTTTGATGCCCAAGCATACCATGAAGAATATGGAATTAATCATAAGCGTTACCAAGAATTAAAACCCGACACGATTATTATGCACCCAGGCCCAATTAATCACGATGTTGAGTTAAGTGGTGACTTAGTTGAAAGTGACAAGTGCATGTTTACCCGCCAAATGCAAAACGGTGTATTTATGAGAATGGCAATGATTGAAGCAGTTTTGCGGGGAAGAAAATTAGGAGGGCTTAACTAA
- the pyrR gene encoding bifunctional pyr operon transcriptional regulator/uracil phosphoribosyltransferase PyrR: MAKEIWDALAMKRALTRITYEIIEQNKGTDNLVLIGIKTRGVYLAKRIHDRIQKLEDVDVPVDELDITLYRDDRHDASLKQDPVINSNKISVDINDKKVILIDDVIYTGRTIRAAMDALMDDGRPSSIKVAVLVDRGHRELPIRADFVGKNIPTAADEQVAVNMVEKDGRDSVELKSLPK, from the coding sequence ATGGCAAAGGAAATTTGGGATGCATTAGCAATGAAGCGTGCACTAACTCGAATTACTTATGAAATTATTGAACAAAATAAAGGAACAGATAATCTGGTTTTGATCGGTATCAAAACTCGTGGTGTTTACCTAGCTAAGAGAATTCATGATCGTATTCAAAAATTAGAAGACGTTGATGTGCCAGTTGATGAACTAGACATCACTCTTTATCGTGATGATCGTCATGATGCTTCATTGAAGCAAGATCCAGTAATTAATTCCAATAAAATAAGCGTTGATATTAACGATAAGAAGGTTATCTTAATTGATGACGTAATCTATACTGGTCGTACAATTCGAGCAGCAATGGACGCTTTAATGGATGATGGACGCCCTAGTTCAATTAAAGTTGCAGTTTTGGTAGATCGTGGACATCGAGAATTGCCGATTCGTGCTGATTTTGTTGGTAAAAACATTCCAACAGCAGCTGACGAACAAGTTGCTGTTAACATGGTAGAAAAAGACGGTAGGGATTCAGTTGAATTGAAGTCATTACCAAAATAG
- a CDS encoding dihydroorotate dehydrogenase, whose product MINTHVKLPGLDLKNPVMPASGTFGFGDVPAAKKFDLNDLGAMVIKTTTPHATTGNPQPQIAVLETGVLNSVGLTNPGVDAVIEDKLKPLRQSYPDLPIMASVGGEDEAGYVEVAKKLSDSGLVNALEINVSCPNVNQGGMSFGVHPDVVESLTKKIKAVTNVPIYVKLTPNVTDITQISKAAEKGGADGLSLINTLLGMDIDIKTRKPVLGHNIGGLSGEAVKPVALRMVHQVRQSTSLPIIGMGGISSAQDVIKFMLAGANAVAVGTAHFKDSIASKHIADELPNELEKLGIEDINDLVNQVEFN is encoded by the coding sequence ATGATTAATACGCATGTAAAATTACCGGGATTAGATTTAAAGAATCCAGTTATGCCAGCAAGTGGAACTTTTGGTTTTGGAGATGTGCCAGCAGCTAAGAAGTTTGATTTAAATGATCTTGGAGCAATGGTTATTAAGACTACTACTCCGCATGCAACAACAGGTAATCCTCAGCCGCAAATAGCTGTTTTAGAGACCGGAGTTTTAAATTCAGTTGGATTAACAAATCCTGGAGTTGATGCGGTAATTGAAGATAAGTTAAAACCTTTACGTCAGAGTTATCCTGATTTGCCAATCATGGCTAGCGTTGGTGGCGAAGATGAAGCAGGTTATGTTGAAGTAGCTAAAAAATTATCTGATTCAGGTTTAGTTAATGCTTTAGAAATTAATGTTTCTTGTCCTAACGTAAACCAAGGCGGAATGAGTTTTGGTGTTCATCCAGATGTAGTTGAATCTTTAACTAAGAAAATTAAGGCAGTGACTAATGTTCCCATTTATGTGAAGTTAACTCCAAATGTGACTGATATTACACAAATTTCTAAAGCTGCTGAAAAAGGCGGTGCAGATGGTTTGTCCTTAATTAATACTCTTTTAGGGATGGATATTGATATTAAAACAAGAAAACCTGTTTTAGGCCACAATATTGGCGGTCTTTCTGGAGAAGCAGTCAAGCCAGTTGCGCTTAGAATGGTTCACCAAGTTCGTCAAAGTACAAGTTTGCCGATTATTGGAATGGGCGGAATTAGTTCAGCTCAAGACGTAATCAAATTCATGCTTGCTGGTGCTAATGCTGTTGCGGTTGGAACAGCTCATTTTAAAGACAGTATTGCGTCAAAGCATATTGCTGATGAATTGCCTAATGAATTAGAAAAATTAGGTATTGAAGACATTAATGACTTGGTCAATCAAGTTGAATTTAATTAA
- the pyrF gene encoding orotidine-5'-phosphate decarboxylase, which yields MTRPVIVALDLDNEKKLNELLPKLGKPENVFIKIGMELFFNEGPAIVRNLSRQGYQIFLDLKMSDIPNTVYNGAKALAQLGITYTTVHALGGSQMIKAAKEGLIAGTPVGKNIPKLLAVTELTSISDDILHEEQNCNLSMNQQVLSLAETAKKAGADGVICSPLEVKNLRQNVGDDFLYVTPGIRPAGNAKDDQSRVATPAQAKEWGSTAIVVGRPITLATNPEAAYEAIKKEFN from the coding sequence ATGACAAGACCAGTTATCGTTGCCTTAGATTTAGACAATGAAAAGAAATTAAATGAACTCTTACCTAAGCTAGGTAAACCAGAAAATGTTTTTATTAAAATTGGAATGGAACTCTTTTTTAATGAAGGTCCTGCAATTGTTAGAAACTTATCTAGACAAGGCTACCAAATTTTTTTAGATTTAAAGATGAGTGATATACCTAATACCGTCTACAATGGTGCTAAAGCCTTAGCTCAATTAGGAATCACTTATACTACTGTCCATGCTCTTGGTGGTAGTCAAATGATTAAAGCAGCAAAAGAAGGTTTAATTGCTGGCACCCCGGTCGGTAAAAATATCCCTAAATTATTAGCTGTTACAGAATTAACTTCAATTTCTGATGATATTTTGCACGAAGAACAAAATTGTAACTTATCAATGAACCAGCAAGTTTTAAGTCTAGCTGAAACTGCCAAAAAGGCTGGAGCTGATGGAGTAATTTGTTCACCATTAGAAGTTAAGAATTTGCGTCAAAATGTTGGCGATGACTTTTTATACGTAACTCCTGGCATTCGCCCAGCAGGAAATGCCAAAGATGATCAATCTAGAGTAGCTACCCCAGCCCAAGCAAAAGAATGGGGTTCAACCGCTATCGTCGTAGGACGACCGATTACCCTAGCAACTAATCCAGAAGCAGCATACGAAGCAATTAAGAAGGAGTTCAACTAA
- the pyrE gene encoding orotate phosphoribosyltransferase: MHKDQIISQLIQEKIITISPDKPFTYASGMLSPIYTDLRLTVSYPELRDMIASDLANLIAKEFPEATIVGGVATAGIPHAALVAEKLHLPMIYVRPKPKDHGKGRQIEGRFSENDKIVLIDDLITTGGSVLNAVKATEKDGGHVAGVSSIFTYYLPDAKENFKKANVKYAPLLSYPELLKKENESGHITSEQYDILKTWHEDPWAWGKKFNN; this comes from the coding sequence ATGCATAAAGATCAAATTATCAGCCAATTAATCCAAGAAAAAATTATTACCATTTCACCTGATAAGCCATTTACATACGCAAGCGGAATGCTTTCACCAATCTATACCGATTTACGCTTAACTGTTTCCTATCCTGAATTGCGTGACATGATTGCTAGCGACTTGGCCAACTTAATTGCAAAAGAATTTCCTGAAGCAACAATTGTCGGAGGTGTTGCAACAGCAGGAATTCCACATGCTGCTTTAGTTGCTGAAAAATTGCATCTACCAATGATTTACGTTAGACCTAAGCCAAAAGATCATGGAAAAGGTCGTCAAATTGAAGGCCGCTTCTCAGAAAATGATAAGATCGTTTTGATTGATGATTTAATTACCACCGGTGGATCAGTCCTTAATGCAGTTAAAGCCACAGAAAAAGATGGTGGTCATGTTGCTGGTGTTTCTTCAATTTTCACTTATTACTTACCAGATGCCAAAGAAAACTTTAAAAAGGCAAATGTAAAATATGCACCACTTCTTTCCTACCCTGAATTGCTGAAGAAAGAAAACGAATCTGGTCATATTACTAGTGAACAATATGATATTTTGAAGACTTGGCATGAAGATCCATGGGCTTGGGGTAAAAAGTTCAATAATTAA